The following is a genomic window from Puniceicoccaceae bacterium.
TCGTCCTGCGTCGTCACCGCCGTTCCATACACGAGGATCTCTGCAGCATTGCTGGCAACTTCAGTTGTGGCAAACCGGACCGCGATCACAGCATTCGCCCCAAGTGCCCGCGCTTCTTCGCGCATGCGATCCAGTGCCTGCTCACGCGCTTCGGCCATCAGTTTGGTGTACTCGTGAATTTCACCGCCCACCAGAATGCGCAGCCCTGCAACAATATCCCTGCCCAAATGACGAGAGCGGATCGTATTGCCGCGCACAAATCCATGCGTTTTCACAATGCGTTTCCCCGCAATGTTTTCGGATGTTACAATGATCATTATTTTTCGATTTCGCGATAAGGGTCGTGCTTCCAGATGAGCATGCGGTCCCGAAGGACCTGAACGAACAATAAAATCAATCCCAAACCAACGCCAGAACTGGCGACAACCGGCAACAAGTCGCGCTGTTCATGGACCACATATTCCCACGCAGCATAGCCGAGCAAACTCAAAAAACCCGCACCAATCAGCAGATAACTGCTGCGACGCAAACCGATCTCAAAGGGTGTCCTCCACAGTCTGCGAAGGCGCTGCTCGTCAAGTTCGGTTTCCCCCAGTAGTTGCAACGCATCCCCTGCCCGGACCAAATCCATGTATTCGTCCCGCAACTGCTGATCACGGCGCAGGTATTCCTGAATCTCGGAGGTTTCCTCCGGACTCAGTTCACCATCCATCAATCCCATTAACAGTGCTCGTTTTCTTTCCATTTCCATATCTCTCCTCACGTTGCATCCCCCAAATCCATCCCGTGCACCTTCGCAAAACTCTTGCGCGCGCTGTAGAGCCGACTCATGACCGTGCCTCTTGGTATTTTCAGCAAGCGCGCTATCGCATCGTATTTTGTATCCTGAAAGTATTTCAAAACCAGAATCTCCCGGTGTTCCGGGCTGAGTTTCTGCAGCGTATCCCACACCGCCTTGCGCGCCTCACTTCGTTCGAGTTCATCATACGGAGCGGAAACCTGTCCTCGCGTCGATTCCGCATCCAGCACCAACTTCTCTGCATGCTTGGCAACCGTTTTCCGACGCGCCAGGGCGTTGAAACAACAATTCCGTAAAATCGCATAAAACCAGGGATAAAATTGATCGAGTTGCCGTAGTCGCGGCATCGCCAGAAATGCCCGTTTGAACGATTCCTGGCACATCTCCATTGCATCATCCGGATTTCCCATGATGCCCAGCGCGTGACCCATTGCCTCCCGGCGGTATTGTTTCACAAGGTGTTCAAATCCAATGGGGTCACGCTGCTCGATGCAGAGTTTGATCGCTCGTTGTTCGGTCATGGGCTGAAGGATATTGTCTTTAGCAGTGAACCGACAAACTCATCGGATATTCGGAGCTCCGTGCAAACGTCAGCTCGCCCGGGCGGACCAGATGCGTAACATCTTGAGCAAGAAGGCCTCAAGCATCTTTGATTCCGCAAGATTCACCTCAAGCAATCCACGAAGATACTCCAACTCCCTCACACTTGAGTCCAGACGCGCGCTGATATCATCCGTTGACAATACCGCTTCGGTTTCGATCAATCCCACTGCAAAATCCCGAATGGTGGTTTCCATTTCTGCAAGCAGCTGCACCCGCACGGAACGAGCGACACCCACTTCCATTGCGAGCAGCTCCTCTTCAGGGGTATGCTCCGGCAGCAATAATTTTTCCTGCTGCCAGCGATGTTCCTTCAAGCCCTCCAATGCCTCATGAAAGCCTTCCAGCAGACCATAAAGCCGCATCAAGCGTTCCGAAATCTCCTGTCGCTCCTTCGGCACAATGGGTAAACGTTGCAGCCAGGTGCAAAATTCCGCTTTCCACTGGATCCAAGCCGGATCCGCAAGCGGCTCCTCGGGTTCATGAAACCAGAATGAGAGGCAACGACTGACGATGGTATCGAGCAATGCATTGGGTTTCACCGTTGTGAGCAGGATGCTGGTGTTCAACGGTGGTTCTTCCAGTGTTTTCAGGAATGCATTCGCCGATTCGTGGTTCATGCGATCCACTTCCATCACCAGGGCAACCTTGCGCTCCCCCGCGCTCGGCGAGTGCTGGATGTTGCGCATCAGTTCCCGAGTGTGATCCACGCTGATCTGCCGCATGCGATTGCGAGCCTGCAACAGAAAAAAATCCGGGTGTGCGCTGACTTGCTCAGACGAACTGTGCAGTAACGCTCCTGCCACCTCAAGTGCTGCGTGCTTCAGAGCGGCCAAATTACGTCCTTTCAGCAAGAGGGCGTGTGGCAATCGTTTTGCCTCCACCGCCCTAAGGATCGTTGCCAACGCGTGATTGCGATTATTCGACATCGAAAAAACGACGGGAAACTTCGTCCCAGATCTGCGACTCGATTTGCCCGATTTCTCTCGTTCCATCAAACACTGCGAAGCGATCCGGCAGGGACTTCACCAGCATCAGATACCCTTCCCGAACAGCCTCATAAAACTCAATATTCTCCTTCTCCATGCGGTCCGGCAGACCCGACGCCCGGTGTTTGATGCGGCGCATGCCTTCCCGTGCAGGAACATCGAGCACAATCGTGAGATCGGGCATTAGATTTCCCACGGCAAATTCATTGATGTAGGTGACCGGATCCTCAGACAACTGGCGGGCTACCCCCTGATACACCGTGGTCGAATCCAGATACCGGTCACAGAGTATGATTTTCCCCTGTTCGAGTCCGGGCACAATGACCTCACGAACCAACTGGGCGCGGCTGGCCGCAAAGAGGAGAAGCTCTGTTTCCGGAAACATCGACTCTGACGAACTCCCGTGCTTGAGCAAGTGGCGAATCTCCTCACCAATGTCGGTTCCACCTGGCTCTCGGGTCACGATCACGTCGTATCCCATCTCCTCAAGTCGCTCTGTCAAACGGGCAATTTGTGTCGTTTTGCCGCTGCCTTCGGAGCCTTCAAACGAGATCAGCAGTCCTCTCTCTGTGTCATTTGCTTTCGCCATCTTTTTGATTTGGGGAGTTAACGGTTCAATCTATACAGGGAATCCGCAAACCAGGGGAGTACCCATGCGCAAATCTTAAACAGGATGGAGATTCATCCGCAAGCGCCAATGATGACGGCAGGGGGAATCCCATATGACTCACCCCAAGCGATACGAGCAATGGCTTGTCAAAATCCGTGAAATTCCCCACACTGTCGTTGCTTTTTCATTCGCAATTTTGCCCGTTTCAGCTTTCCGATAGTCCATGGTATCGATTCTCGCAGCAATGCCCACTCCGATGTTGTATTTTGAACAGTCCAACCTCATCGGAAAGCTGATCGTGATGGTGCTGCTCATCTGTTCGATCAGCGCATGGACTGTGATGGCATGGAAATGGCTCACCCTTCGAAACCTGCACAAGCAGAACAAGGCGCAAATGCGTCAGCTATCGAAATTGGATAGCCTTTGCAGCGTATCCCTGTCCCAGCAATCCACGACCCCGGCAACATTGTCCAAAGTCTTTCATTCCGGTCTGGTCGCCTACCACCAGGAGGTTCGTGTGTTTGGTCCACCCTGCACCGACCACAGCCGTGCTCGCTGCAAACGCAATATTGAGAACGCCATGAGTCGTGAGATCGCAAAAACCGGTATTCTCTACGAAAACTGGATGACCACGCTCGGCTCCATCGTCACGGCTTCGCCGTTCCTCGGACTTCTCGGAACCGTCTGGGGAGTCATGGATGCATTTGGCA
Proteins encoded in this region:
- a CDS encoding YbjQ family protein, which produces MIIVTSENIAGKRIVKTHGFVRGNTIRSRHLGRDIVAGLRILVGGEIHEYTKLMAEAREQALDRMREEARALGANAVIAVRFATTEVASNAAEILVYGTAVTTQDEAGD
- a CDS encoding RNA polymerase sigma factor; amino-acid sequence: MTEQRAIKLCIEQRDPIGFEHLVKQYRREAMGHALGIMGNPDDAMEMCQESFKRAFLAMPRLRQLDQFYPWFYAILRNCCFNALARRKTVAKHAEKLVLDAESTRGQVSAPYDELERSEARKAVWDTLQKLSPEHREILVLKYFQDTKYDAIARLLKIPRGTVMSRLYSARKSFAKVHGMDLGDAT
- the tmk gene encoding dTMP kinase → MAKANDTERGLLISFEGSEGSGKTTQIARLTERLEEMGYDVIVTREPGGTDIGEEIRHLLKHGSSSESMFPETELLLFAASRAQLVREVIVPGLEQGKIILCDRYLDSTTVYQGVARQLSEDPVTYINEFAVGNLMPDLTIVLDVPAREGMRRIKHRASGLPDRMEKENIEFYEAVREGYLMLVKSLPDRFAVFDGTREIGQIESQIWDEVSRRFFDVE
- a CDS encoding MotA/TolQ/ExbB proton channel family protein; this encodes MVSILAAMPTPMLYFEQSNLIGKLIVMVLLICSISAWTVMAWKWLTLRNLHKQNKAQMRQLSKLDSLCSVSLSQQSTTPATLSKVFHSGLVAYHQEVRVFGPPCTDHSRARCKRNIENAMSREIAKTGILYENWMTTLGSIVTASPFLGLLGTVWGVMDAFGSVAQGGNATLQHLAPGVSGALLTTVAALLVAIPSVVGYNYIVTFIKNMIVELENDATEIAEQIEHEIDLSDPS